The Chanos chanos chromosome 16, fChaCha1.1, whole genome shotgun sequence genome has a window encoding:
- the polr2f gene encoding DNA-directed RNA polymerases I, II, and III subunit RPABC2: protein MSDNEDNFDDGDFDDVEEDEGLDDLENAEDDDQENVQILPAGEGQQANQKRITTPYMTKYERARVLGTRALQIAMCAPVMVELEGETDPLQIAMKELKSRKIPIIIRRYLPDGSYEDWGCDELIITD from the exons ATGTCTGATAACGAAGACAA TTTCGATGATGGAGACTTCGATGACGTTGAAGAGGACGAGGGGTTGGATGATTTGGAAAACGCAGAAGAT GACGACCAGGAGAATGTACAGATCCTTCCGGCAGGGGAGGGGCAGCAGGCCAATCAGAAAAGGATCACCACTCCTTACATGACTAAATATGAGAGAGCCCGAGTGTTAGGGACGCGAGCCCTGCAGATAGc AATGTGTGCTCCCGTGATGGTGGAGTTAGAAGGTGAAACAGATCCCCTCCAAATCGCCATGAAGGAGCTCAA GAGCAGGAAGATTCCCATCATTATTCGGCGGTACCTGCCTGACGGGAGCTATGAAGACTGGGGCTGTGATGAGCTGATCATCACtgattaa